The DNA segment TCTAGCCCTGTTTTGAGGTTTTGACCTATTCATCCGCGCTTGTTAATCTTCCCGACCATTTATGACCAGCAGTGATATACGCCAGTCGTTTCTCGACTTCTTCAAATCGAAGCAACACACCATCGTGCCCTCGTCCAGCCTCATGCCGGACTCGCCCAACCTGCTATTCACGAACGCCGGGATGAACCAGTTTGTGCCGATTTTCCTCGGGCAAATCCAATGCCCCTATAACCCGCCCCGCGCCGCTGACACCCAAAAATGCATCCGCGCCGGCGGCAAACATAACGACCTCGACGACGTCGGCCTCGACACCTATCACCACACCTTTTTCGAGATGCTCGGCAACTGGAGCTTCGGAAATTATTTTAAGCAGGAAGCGATTGATTGGGCGTGGGAACTCATCACCGAGGTCTGGAAGTTCCCCAAGAACCGCCTCTACGCCACGGTTTATTCGCCGGATAAAACCAAGGGCGACCCCAGCGATTTCGACCAGGAAGCCTACGATTTTTGGGCCGCGAAATTCACCACCGCCGGACTCGATCCGAAAGTCCACATCGTCTATGGCAACAAGAAAGATAATTTCTGGATGATGGGCGAAACCGGCCCGTGCGGCCCGTGCTCGGAATTGCACGTGGACCTCACGCCGGACGGCTCGACCAAAGGCTCGCTCGTCAATAAAGGCAGCGCCCAGTGCATCGAAATTTGGAACCTCGTCTTCATCCAGTTCAACGCGAACCCCGACGGCACCTTCTCTCCCCTGCCCGCGCGCCACGTGGACACCGGCATGGGCTTCGAGCGCGTCACGAGCATCATCCAATGCACGAAAAATTTCACCAACTTCAGCGGCATCATTTCCAATTACGAAACCGACATCTTCCGCCCCATTTTCGACGTCCTGGAAAAGATGAGCGGCAAACGGTACACATCCACATTGCCGGGACAAAATATTCCCGGGGAGCACACGCGCCCTCGCGTGTCGCCGACCGCGCCCTCGCGGTCGGCATCCGAGTCCGGCCATCAACCGGGGACAAAATATTCACGTCGCAACCTGCCGCATTTTGAGCGTCCGTGGGCAAAATACATGGTGACTTTTTCAACCCATGATCACCGCAAATTAACGGCCGCCGAACGCGATTTGACGCTCCGCAGCATTCTCTACGCTCATGAACATCGGCAATATCAACTCTATGCCGCATGCGTGATGCCTGACCATGTCCATCTTCTATTTGAACCACAGATAAAAGAAAAAAATGAGGCTGGCGAAACTGTTTTCTGGTCTTTGCGCGAAATCTTGCAAGGTATCAAATCTGCAAGCGCCCACCAAATAAATGAGTCATCCGCCACCAAAGGTCATGTTTGGGAACAAGAATACATGGATCGAATGATTCGCGGAGATTCTGATTTTGAAGAGAAATTTCATTATATATGCAGGAATCCTTGGGATTCGGGCGACGCATCGGCTACGGAAAATTATCCTTGGTTATGGACTCCGGGTGTTTCCGCAGAACAAGTCAACACAGCGGAAAATGTTAACGCTGTAGTGCCGACTGCGGGGGCGCAGTCGGCTGCACGCGAGGGCGCGTGCGCTCCCCGGGAACAGGAACAGCTGGACATCGCCTTCCGCGTCATCGCCGACCACATCCGTACGTTGAGTTTCTCGATTGCCGACGGAATTCAACCGGGCAACACCGACCGCAACTACGTCCTGCGCCGCATCCTCCGCCGCGCGGTGCGCTATGGCCGCACGCTCGGCTTTCATCAGCCGTTTTTCTACAAACTCGTGGACGTCCTCGCCGACACGATGGGCGGCGTGTTTCCCGAAATTCGCGCGCGCCAGCAAATCGTAAAGGACGTGCTCAAGACTGAGGAAGAAGCTTTCAACAAGACACTCGATCGAGGCA comes from the Verrucomicrobiia bacterium genome and includes:
- the alaS gene encoding alanine--tRNA ligase, translated to MTSSDIRQSFLDFFKSKQHTIVPSSSLMPDSPNLLFTNAGMNQFVPIFLGQIQCPYNPPRAADTQKCIRAGGKHNDLDDVGLDTYHHTFFEMLGNWSFGNYFKQEAIDWAWELITEVWKFPKNRLYATVYSPDKTKGDPSDFDQEAYDFWAAKFTTAGLDPKVHIVYGNKKDNFWMMGETGPCGPCSELHVDLTPDGSTKGSLVNKGSAQCIEIWNLVFIQFNANPDGTFSPLPARHVDTGMGFERVTSIIQCTKNFTNFSGIISNYETDIFRPIFDVLEKMSGKRYTSTLPGQNIPGEHTRPRVSPTAPSRSASESGHQPGTKYSRRNLPHFERPWAKYMVTFSTHDHRKLTAAERDLTLRSILYAHEHRQYQLYAACVMPDHVHLLFEPQIKEKNEAGETVFWSLREILQGIKSASAHQINESSATKGHVWEQEYMDRMIRGDSDFEEKFHYICRNPWDSGDASATENYPWLWTPGVSAEQVNTAENVNAVVPTAGAQSAAREGACAPREQEQLDIAFRVIADHIRTLSFSIADGIQPGNTDRNYVLRRILRRAVRYGRTLGFHQPFFYKLVDVLADTMGGVFPEIRARQQIVKDVLKTEEEAFNKTLDRGIELFEKASSSNSASQSELPANFAFTLYDTYGFPYDLTELMARERGLTVDKAGFDKLMEEQKARARAAQKKEVISLSQIETTAPTKFVGFEQLQTPAKVLEVVSVKDKTGVILDVSSAYAEMGGQVGDTGEMSGAGQLWRVANTQKTGNTFLHFLADKDAPAIGTTVELSVDAPRRGAIQRHHTVTHLLHWALHEVVNQEATQKGSFVGPDKLTFDFNSAALTPAQVRDIEKLVNERIVENAGVSWTEVPHDDVKQRKDVMQFFGEKYGDVVRVVQIGGQAGALNGYSMELCGGTHTRATGEIGLFRIVSEAAVAAGVRRIEAVAGLAAYQAAHQEAELLRSVAGRVSAPIAELEKKIDSLLTHQREIEKQLKSFQQKEAAQAARGLVARAQNIGADNLRAIIENLGNVDGDYLQAVADALKGEFKGVVVLGGTSNGAVSLIATVSPEFTAKVQAGKIIQTIAPIVGGKGGGKPDNARGGGKDIAKLDEALAKAKALLSV